In Natronococcus occultus SP4, the following proteins share a genomic window:
- a CDS encoding DUF7522 family protein: MDDAIIDETLVDELRSACRTTVGDELRSITYLTEDDVEQVYLRSDLDRTADLVGFAEHERRGFHSQSAYRNTQLGEYQATIRMFENGYLSRVIRGSHGVWVTTDNMSMERFEELTSALSAILEDHEPAP; this comes from the coding sequence ATGGACGACGCGATCATCGACGAGACGCTCGTCGACGAACTCCGTAGCGCCTGTCGAACCACCGTCGGCGACGAGCTTCGCAGCATCACGTATCTCACCGAGGACGACGTCGAGCAGGTGTACCTGCGGTCGGATCTCGACCGGACCGCCGATCTGGTTGGGTTCGCCGAACACGAGCGACGCGGGTTCCACTCCCAGTCGGCCTACCGCAACACTCAGCTCGGCGAGTACCAGGCGACGATTCGGATGTTCGAGAACGGCTACCTGTCCCGCGTGATCCGTGGATCACACGGCGTCTGGGTGACGACGGACAACATGTCGATGGAGCGGTTCGAGGAGCTGACGAGCGCGCTCAGCGCCATCCTCGAGGACCACGAGCCGGCACCCTGA
- a CDS encoding IMPACT family protein — protein MSETYRTVADAATARFVVQGSEFLGHVRPVDAVADAEAFIDRVATEYEDATHNVPAYRVRADSDGEFLREYSSDDGEPSGSAGKPALNVLAQQELENCVVVVTRYYGGTNLGVGGLVRAYSRAVKEAVEDAGIVEQRPHERVTITVAYDDSGTVRSVLESEALEFEADYEAEVTFEVRVPVAEADALRDRLQSATSGRADLA, from the coding sequence GTGAGCGAGACGTACCGAACCGTCGCCGACGCCGCGACGGCGCGGTTCGTCGTTCAGGGGTCGGAGTTTCTCGGCCACGTCCGGCCCGTCGACGCCGTCGCCGACGCCGAGGCGTTCATCGACCGCGTCGCCACGGAGTACGAGGACGCGACCCACAACGTCCCCGCCTACCGGGTGCGGGCGGACTCCGACGGGGAGTTTCTCCGGGAGTACTCGAGCGACGACGGCGAACCCTCCGGCTCGGCGGGCAAGCCGGCGCTGAACGTCCTCGCCCAGCAAGAACTCGAGAACTGCGTGGTCGTCGTCACCCGCTACTATGGCGGGACGAACCTCGGCGTCGGCGGGCTCGTGCGGGCCTACTCCCGGGCGGTGAAAGAAGCCGTCGAGGACGCGGGGATCGTCGAACAGCGCCCCCACGAGCGGGTGACGATCACCGTCGCGTACGACGACTCGGGGACCGTCCGCAGCGTCCTCGAGAGCGAGGCCCTCGAGTTCGAGGCCGACTACGAGGCCGAGGTCACGTTCGAGGTTCGGGTTCCGGTCGCGGAGGCCGACGCGCTGCGGGATCGGCTCCAAAGTGCGACCAGCGGACGAGCCGACCTCGCGTAG
- a CDS encoding TrkH family potassium uptake protein — protein sequence MTVRVDWRSSCSLTGTVLKWLAVPLAAPLALAVFDGDDPLPFLVAIVLTGVVGIALETLSEERSLGQREAFLMVAITWLGVAAVGAVPFVLAGLAAGPQSAFYGGLGGPVNALFESMSGLTTTGATVMSGWDFANQSRAILLWRQLIQWLGGLGILIVAIGLLSSLMVGGAQLMETETQTRNVRKLRPHISDTARLIWGLYVGITVLAAATFYALHLAGLGPNMDPFNAVSHALTSVATAGFSPEPGSAGAFSPAVQWAIIPFMILGSTNFVLLYYVTQGGYRRPFESQEFRFYIGALGVFSALVVAILLLDPDVNTGLESTIRHGLFNVTSLVTTTGYASTDFDLWGPGAKHLLFLCMFIGGMAGSTTCSIKSLRWLVTLKAFRRSLFTSVHPEAIRPLRLGDEVVDEETVRDIYAYILLTLVIFFLLTIFVVVDAARTSDPVGEFEAMGASASIFLNIGPAFERAGPMDNYAGFSVTSRSVMVIMMWIGRIEIIPVLVLLTPAFWKS from the coding sequence GTGACCGTTCGTGTCGACTGGCGCTCGAGCTGTAGCCTCACCGGGACGGTACTCAAGTGGCTCGCCGTCCCCCTAGCCGCGCCGCTGGCGCTTGCGGTCTTCGACGGCGACGACCCCCTGCCGTTTCTCGTTGCGATCGTTCTTACCGGGGTGGTTGGAATCGCGCTCGAGACCCTCTCCGAGGAGCGCTCGCTCGGCCAGCGGGAGGCGTTTCTGATGGTCGCGATCACCTGGCTCGGGGTCGCCGCGGTCGGTGCCGTCCCGTTCGTCCTCGCCGGGCTCGCGGCCGGGCCCCAGTCGGCGTTCTACGGCGGCCTCGGCGGACCGGTCAACGCTCTCTTCGAGAGTATGAGCGGGCTGACGACGACGGGTGCGACCGTAATGAGCGGCTGGGACTTCGCGAACCAGTCGCGAGCGATCCTGCTCTGGCGCCAGCTGATCCAGTGGCTCGGCGGGCTTGGGATCCTGATCGTCGCGATCGGTCTGCTCTCGAGTCTGATGGTCGGTGGCGCCCAGCTGATGGAAACCGAGACCCAGACCCGGAACGTCCGCAAGCTCCGGCCCCACATCAGCGATACGGCCCGGCTCATCTGGGGGCTGTACGTCGGTATCACCGTCTTGGCGGCCGCGACGTTCTACGCGCTTCACCTGGCCGGGCTCGGACCGAACATGGATCCGTTCAATGCTGTCTCCCACGCGTTGACCAGCGTCGCTACCGCCGGCTTCTCGCCGGAACCCGGCAGCGCCGGCGCCTTCTCCCCGGCCGTCCAGTGGGCGATCATTCCGTTCATGATCCTGGGGTCGACCAACTTCGTCCTGCTGTACTACGTCACGCAGGGCGGCTACCGCCGTCCGTTCGAGTCCCAGGAGTTTCGCTTCTACATCGGCGCGCTCGGGGTTTTCTCTGCGCTGGTCGTGGCGATCCTCCTGCTCGATCCCGACGTGAATACGGGTCTCGAATCGACGATCCGACACGGACTGTTTAACGTCACGTCGCTGGTGACGACGACGGGCTACGCCTCGACGGACTTCGATCTGTGGGGGCCCGGCGCGAAACACCTCCTGTTTCTGTGTATGTTCATCGGCGGGATGGCCGGCTCGACGACCTGCTCGATCAAGTCGCTGCGCTGGCTGGTGACGCTGAAGGCGTTTCGCAGAAGCCTCTTCACGTCGGTCCACCCCGAGGCGATCCGCCCGCTCCGGCTCGGCGACGAGGTCGTCGACGAGGAGACGGTCCGGGACATCTACGCCTACATCCTGCTCACGCTCGTGATCTTCTTCCTGCTGACGATCTTCGTGGTCGTCGATGCGGCCCGCACCAGCGACCCCGTCGGCGAATTCGAGGCGATGGGCGCCTCGGCGTCGATCTTCCTCAATATCGGCCCCGCCTTCGAACGCGCCGGCCCGATGGACAACTACGCCGGCTTCTCGGTTACCTCTCGGAGCGTGATGGTGATCATGATGTGGATCGGTCGCATCGAGATCATCCCGGTGCTCGTACTACTGACACCAGCGTTCTGGAAATCGTAG
- the hisB gene encoding imidazoleglycerol-phosphate dehydratase HisB: MSDRTATASRETSETTIDCSVAVDGTGVADVETGIGFFDHMLTALAKHGLFDLEISCDGDLEIDDHHTVEDVAIVLGTAFDEALGDRTGIVRYADRRVPLDEAVAGAVVDVSGRPRFYFDGEFSQDAIGEFTSDMARHFGESLAMNAGLTLHLEVDGENAHHEVEALFKALARTLDDATRIDDRREGTPSTKGTL, encoded by the coding sequence ATGAGCGATCGAACGGCGACAGCGAGCCGCGAGACCAGCGAGACGACCATCGACTGTTCCGTCGCTGTCGACGGAACCGGCGTGGCCGACGTCGAGACGGGGATCGGCTTCTTCGATCACATGCTGACGGCGCTGGCCAAACACGGGCTGTTCGACCTCGAGATCAGCTGCGACGGCGACCTCGAGATCGACGACCACCACACCGTCGAGGACGTCGCGATCGTGCTGGGAACGGCGTTCGACGAGGCGCTTGGCGATCGCACGGGGATCGTCCGTTACGCCGATCGCCGCGTTCCCCTGGACGAGGCCGTCGCGGGTGCCGTCGTCGACGTTAGCGGCCGACCACGGTTTTACTTCGACGGGGAGTTCTCTCAGGACGCGATCGGCGAGTTCACGAGCGACATGGCTCGCCACTTCGGCGAATCGCTGGCGATGAACGCCGGGCTGACACTGCATCTCGAGGTCGACGGTGAGAACGCCCACCACGAGGTCGAGGCGCTGTTCAAGGCGCTCGCGCGCACCCTCGACGACGCGACCCGGATCGACGACCGCCGGGAGGGAACCCCGAGCACGAAGGGAACCCTGTAG
- a CDS encoding regulator of amino acid metabolism, contains ACT domain, producing the protein MFDEIMEKFEGSPSQQAVIRLLLERGFSVNDDGRVVSGGIEIPNTGIAREIGVDRRVVDSTTDVILEDPELRRIFQNISQVPSLMDLAPVLDLTVLSIAVDDADQEGIVARITGTLADNGISIRQTISEDPEFTDEPRLYLVTDQDLPGAVITEIRDLEFVRKIELQ; encoded by the coding sequence ATGTTCGACGAGATCATGGAGAAGTTCGAGGGATCGCCGAGCCAGCAGGCGGTGATCCGCCTGCTGCTCGAGCGCGGGTTCTCCGTCAACGACGACGGCCGGGTCGTCTCCGGGGGCATCGAGATCCCGAACACGGGGATCGCACGCGAGATCGGCGTCGATCGACGGGTCGTCGACTCGACGACCGACGTTATTCTCGAGGACCCCGAGCTTCGGCGGATCTTCCAGAACATCTCGCAGGTCCCCAGCCTGATGGATCTGGCGCCCGTCCTCGATCTGACGGTGCTGTCGATCGCGGTCGACGACGCCGACCAGGAGGGGATCGTCGCCCGGATTACGGGGACGCTTGCCGACAACGGGATCTCGATCCGCCAGACGATCAGCGAGGACCCCGAGTTTACCGACGAGCCCCGGCTCTATCTCGTCACGGACCAGGATCTGCCGGGTGCGGTGATCACCGAGATCCGCGACCTCGAGTTCGTCCGCAAGATCGAACTGCAGTGA